A section of the bacterium genome encodes:
- a CDS encoding thrombospondin type 3 repeat-containing protein — translation MAIKKSRSLILAGGIAGLLYAAPAMAANICVDSTAFTGGAPGQCAATCDGSNDCDIRDAVAKADLDNTPDTIIFDPAIFPAGGGTTITTTSSIFLSSPVTIQGPGADSLIVDNNGNGDNVFEIDHGAFVSPAGPHTISGLTATGGDRGVRAIHFEADVILDSLVIEGNGSVITGGGVWNQNSAGATPKVRIQNCVIANNTVSDEGGGVDTEGAAATEITNSLIIGNSATAGNGNGGGVAVIAGATTTITDSVISGNDADNNGGGIYLDAGSSVTVTDSVISENTVANFDGGGIMVFNDNASVTTSATITGTSIVRNSANSRGGGIEADGTTTNDVTKTALSVTNSTISGNETVTSDGGGIDGLEATITVTGTTIDGNRADTDGGGINSEDGGDLTVTYSTLSNNAAGSDGGGIKNDDALSSVNVTNSTISSNSADNDGGGISNDNNTDNTVTLINVTITENRADANFGGGGMGGGIEQESGAGAFTITNSIIANNFNSSSTSTISPDCSTSGTNVTSGGNNLIGSDAGCADETFDTSLNDQVGSAGSEIPPLLGPLTPANGGDPANGLATGIHEPLAGSPAIDGVDATVATAPADDQRGVARPIDGDASGTAEADIGSVEAGCGDGVVNLGEVCDDGGESAACNANCTTSACGDTVINASAGETCDDGNTTAGDGCSATCDTESDTDGDGAVDVADNCPNVANADQADADSDGIGDACDVGGTGGALGDDDGDGVSNNVDNCPNVANADQEDTDTDGIGDACDCNGGDCTGGGGCSLIR, via the coding sequence ATGGCGATCAAGAAATCGAGAAGTCTCATACTGGCCGGCGGGATTGCAGGGTTGCTGTATGCCGCGCCGGCCATGGCGGCCAACATCTGCGTGGACAGCACGGCCTTCACGGGAGGTGCGCCGGGGCAATGCGCGGCGACATGTGACGGGAGCAACGACTGCGATATCCGGGACGCGGTCGCGAAGGCCGATCTGGACAACACGCCCGATACCATCATCTTCGACCCGGCCATATTCCCTGCCGGCGGCGGAACAACAATCACGACGACCTCATCAATCTTCTTGTCCTCGCCGGTCACGATTCAGGGGCCGGGGGCCGATTCTCTGATCGTTGATAATAACGGGAACGGCGACAACGTTTTTGAGATCGACCACGGGGCCTTCGTATCCCCTGCGGGCCCCCACACCATCTCAGGCCTCACGGCCACGGGAGGAGACAGGGGGGTTCGCGCCATCCATTTTGAAGCGGATGTGATCCTCGACTCCTTGGTGATCGAGGGCAACGGCTCGGTGATCACCGGCGGCGGCGTCTGGAACCAAAATTCCGCCGGTGCCACCCCCAAGGTCAGGATTCAAAATTGCGTGATCGCGAACAACACGGTGAGCGACGAAGGCGGCGGCGTGGACACGGAAGGCGCGGCGGCCACGGAAATCACGAACAGCCTGATCATCGGGAATTCGGCGACGGCCGGCAATGGAAACGGCGGCGGGGTCGCCGTCATCGCGGGAGCGACGACGACCATTACGGACAGCGTCATTAGCGGAAACGACGCCGACAACAACGGGGGAGGAATCTACCTGGATGCCGGAAGCAGCGTGACCGTCACGGATTCCGTAATCTCGGAAAATACGGTCGCCAATTTCGACGGCGGCGGCATCATGGTTTTCAATGACAACGCCTCGGTGACAACGTCCGCAACGATTACCGGGACTTCAATTGTCAGGAATTCTGCGAACTCCAGGGGTGGCGGGATCGAGGCAGACGGGACAACGACGAACGATGTGACCAAGACGGCGCTCAGCGTCACCAACAGCACGATTTCTGGAAATGAGACCGTGACCAGCGATGGAGGAGGAATCGATGGACTTGAGGCGACGATCACGGTCACCGGAACTACGATCGACGGAAATCGCGCCGACACTGACGGCGGAGGGATCAATAGCGAGGATGGCGGCGATCTCACCGTCACCTATTCTACCCTTTCCAATAACGCGGCGGGATCCGACGGCGGAGGCATCAAGAATGACGACGCACTTTCCTCGGTCAACGTGACGAATTCCACCATCAGCAGCAATAGCGCGGATAACGACGGGGGCGGGATCTCCAACGACAACAATACAGACAATACGGTCACCCTCATCAACGTAACAATTACGGAAAATCGCGCCGACGCCAATTTTGGCGGAGGGGGCATGGGGGGCGGCATCGAGCAGGAATCCGGCGCAGGGGCATTTACGATCACCAATTCTATCATCGCCAATAACTTCAACAGCAGCTCCACGAGCACGATTTCGCCGGATTGCAGCACCTCCGGCACGAATGTGACCTCCGGCGGCAACAATCTGATCGGATCCGATGCGGGGTGCGCCGATGAGACCTTCGACACCTCCTTGAACGACCAAGTCGGCTCGGCGGGCTCGGAGATCCCCCCCCTCTTGGGCCCCCTGACTCCTGCCAACGGCGGAGACCCGGCCAATGGACTGGCGACGGGGATCCATGAGCCATTGGCCGGGAGCCCCGCCATCGACGGCGTTGATGCCACGGTTGCCACCGCGCCGGCCGATGACCAACGAGGCGTCGCCCGTCCGATCGACGGCGATGCCAGCGGCACGGCGGAAGCCGATATCGGATCGGTTGAAGCGGGATGCGGGGACGGCGTGGTGAACCTCGGCGAGGTCTGTGACGACGGGGGCGAATCGGCCGCCTGCAACGCCAACTGCACGACCTCGGCCTGCGGCGACACCGTTATCAATGCCTCGGCCGGCGAGACCTGCGACGACGGGAATACGACGGCCGGTGACGGCTGTAGCGCTACGTGCGATACGGAGAGCGATACCGATGGCGACGGCGCCGTGGACGTGGCGGACAACTGCCCGAATGTCGCGAACGCGGACCAAGCGGATGCCGACAGTGACGGCATTGGAGATGCCTGTGACGTCGGCGGAACCGGAGGGGCCCTGGGCGATGACGACGGCGACGGCGTTTCCAACAACGTCGACAACTGCCCGAATGTCGCTAACGCCGACCAAGAGGACACGGATACGGACGGCATCGGCGACGCCTGCGACTGCAACGGCGGCGATTGCACCGGCGGCGGCGGTTGCAGCCTGATCCGATAA
- a CDS encoding choice-of-anchor Q domain-containing protein yields the protein MNRHAVFALSALCLSSGFSLSRAATAATITVNTTDDEQNADSDCSLREAIIAANTNAVVDACAKGDSGADSIVVPAGSYLLSRTGTGENAANTGDLDITEDLTITGAGASTTIIEGGAGTVTTPDRVFHVLGGNVTFQDLTIRRGDAGAGDGGGIGNEGPGSLTLERCNVFDNLAASGGGLSNIMASATLTVTDSQIRGNRSSTSGGGIETASATNLMSGSTLSSNQAVSGFGGGMHCSDSGAGSRTTVTGSTISGNQASVNGGGLYSSAETAEIMNSTVSENLAANVGGGVSVSAKTVALTGSAFLGNLAANGPGGGFVGSASLAGTSLSITDCSFEGNSAMFTGGGGTTIAETVTITGSTFQDNIAGTDGGGFMSSAANGATIDVVNSTFAGNTGLEYGGGIFISSEDASFTNVTLFDNFSDSLFGDAGGIYFDGIHEATLRNTIIAGNLGGNCGGGGTFTSLGHNIESANDCSLAPGEWINTDPLLSILQDNGGATLTLAPLPGSPAIDGGDDTGCPPADQRGIPRPLDGDEDGMAACDIGAVEFSHCGDGFADAHEREECDDGNSDDTDACTNTCTNAVCGDGFVEAGVEQCDDGNTVDADGCSATCTTEEGGTTGGTTGGTATGGTSGEDGGGGGCSLVR from the coding sequence ATGAATCGACATGCGGTTTTCGCCCTTTCCGCCCTTTGTCTGTCGTCGGGTTTTTCCCTGTCTCGCGCGGCGACCGCGGCCACGATCACCGTCAATACGACGGACGACGAGCAGAACGCCGACAGCGACTGCTCGCTGCGCGAGGCGATCATCGCCGCCAACACCAATGCCGTCGTCGACGCCTGCGCCAAAGGCGACTCGGGCGCCGATTCGATCGTTGTTCCGGCGGGTTCCTACCTCCTCTCCCGGACGGGAACCGGCGAAAACGCGGCGAATACGGGGGATCTCGACATCACCGAAGACCTCACGATCACCGGGGCCGGGGCCTCGACGACGATCATCGAGGGCGGCGCCGGCACCGTCACCACACCGGACCGGGTCTTTCACGTCCTCGGCGGTAACGTGACGTTTCAGGACCTCACGATCCGCAGGGGCGACGCGGGCGCCGGAGACGGCGGAGGGATCGGCAACGAAGGTCCGGGGTCCCTCACCCTCGAACGATGCAACGTCTTCGACAATCTGGCGGCGTCGGGAGGCGGACTCTCAAACATAATGGCCTCAGCGACATTAACCGTCACCGACAGCCAGATCAGAGGCAACCGCTCCTCCACATCCGGTGGAGGCATCGAAACGGCCAGTGCGACCAATCTGATGAGCGGATCGACCCTTTCCAGCAACCAGGCAGTTTCCGGCTTCGGCGGAGGGATGCATTGTTCCGATAGCGGGGCCGGATCGAGGACGACGGTTACCGGCAGCACCATCTCGGGAAATCAAGCCTCCGTCAACGGCGGGGGCCTCTACAGTTCGGCCGAAACCGCCGAGATCATGAATTCGACGGTCTCGGAAAACCTTGCTGCGAATGTCGGGGGAGGTGTCAGCGTCTCCGCCAAAACCGTCGCCCTGACGGGGTCCGCCTTTTTAGGCAACCTCGCCGCCAACGGACCCGGCGGCGGATTCGTGGGAAGCGCCAGCTTGGCCGGAACCTCTCTTTCCATCACCGATTGCTCGTTCGAAGGAAACTCCGCCATGTTTACGGGAGGTGGAGGGACCACCATCGCGGAAACCGTGACGATAACGGGCTCAACGTTCCAAGACAACATCGCCGGAACCGACGGAGGCGGCTTCATGTCTTCGGCCGCGAACGGCGCCACCATCGATGTCGTCAACAGCACGTTTGCAGGCAACACGGGGCTTGAGTACGGGGGAGGCATCTTCATAAGCTCCGAAGATGCCTCTTTCACGAATGTCACCCTCTTTGATAATTTCTCCGACAGTCTCTTCGGTGACGCCGGCGGAATCTACTTTGACGGCATCCATGAGGCAACTCTTCGGAACACGATTATCGCCGGTAACTTGGGTGGTAACTGCGGGGGAGGAGGGACATTTACTTCCTTGGGGCATAACATCGAGAGCGCCAACGACTGTAGCCTGGCTCCCGGGGAGTGGATCAACACGGATCCCCTTCTCTCCATTCTTCAGGACAACGGCGGCGCGACATTGACCTTGGCTCCCCTGCCTGGAAGTCCCGCCATCGACGGCGGCGACGATACCGGCTGTCCCCCCGCCGACCAGCGCGGCATCCCCCGTCCCTTGGACGGAGACGAGGACGGGATGGCCGCCTGCGACATCGGGGCCGTCGAGTTCAGTCATTGTGGGGACGGTTTCGCCGACGCGCATGAGCGAGAGGAATGCGACGACGGCAATTCCGATGATACGGATGCCTGCACGAACACCTGTACAAATGCGGTCTGCGGCGATGGATTCGTCGAGGCCGGCGTCGAGCAGTGCGATGATGGCAATACCGTCGATGCTGACGGCTGCAGCGCGACGTGCACAACCGAAGAGGGAGGAACCACTGGAGGCACCACAGGGGGGACTGCCACCGGCGGCACTAGTGGTGAAGATGGCGGAGGCGGCGGATGCAGCTTGGTCCGATGA
- a CDS encoding MaoC family dehydratase, with protein sequence MSELKVPATKQTEKSKEAPVDLAKARYPQYGRVLEDFAEGEVFCHPRGLTIDRAFAVEFATNFMETNPLYLNAEFAKSHGFRDLAVSPLMAMNVALSLGVQNDSEKAIANLGYYDVHFLKTVYPGDTLRALTKVLKRQEKGEGKPGIVTIRTIALNQKDELVLQYDRKIMVAPAGKKSDPSTTSGQPFPEVKNVTDIVLNIPQAFGKYPANLTGTRSYFEDFAVGDIIVHANGRTMTQEHIPWTYRVMNTHPLHYDRLYSTGRTGPMSGEPIIYGGLVFAWLAGLASRDVSENAIWDLGYTEGYHTQPAYAGETVYAITRILAKDEGPAGTNAGIVTMQLIGIKNIRPKEALEKFGADLFVKENDKKDLGKEKIPEKIFEIERRLLIKKRPS encoded by the coding sequence ATGTCCGAACTCAAGGTCCCGGCCACCAAACAGACCGAAAAATCCAAGGAGGCCCCTGTCGACCTCGCGAAGGCCAGATACCCCCAATACGGCCGGGTCCTCGAGGACTTCGCCGAGGGCGAGGTCTTCTGCCACCCGCGCGGGTTGACCATCGACCGGGCCTTCGCCGTCGAGTTTGCCACCAACTTCATGGAGACGAACCCGCTTTATTTGAACGCGGAGTTCGCCAAGTCACACGGCTTTAGGGACCTGGCCGTCTCCCCCCTCATGGCGATGAATGTCGCCCTCTCCCTGGGCGTCCAGAACGACTCCGAGAAGGCCATCGCGAACCTGGGTTATTACGACGTCCACTTCCTGAAGACGGTCTATCCGGGCGACACCCTCCGCGCGCTCACCAAAGTCCTGAAGCGCCAGGAAAAGGGCGAAGGAAAGCCGGGCATCGTGACGATCCGCACGATCGCTTTGAATCAAAAAGACGAACTCGTGCTCCAATACGACCGCAAGATCATGGTGGCCCCTGCCGGCAAGAAGAGCGACCCCTCGACGACCTCGGGGCAGCCGTTTCCGGAGGTAAAGAACGTCACCGACATCGTCCTCAACATCCCGCAGGCCTTCGGCAAGTACCCGGCCAATCTGACGGGCACGCGGTCCTACTTCGAGGACTTCGCCGTCGGCGACATTATCGTCCACGCCAACGGCCGGACCATGACCCAGGAGCACATCCCGTGGACCTACCGCGTGATGAACACGCACCCCCTCCACTACGACCGCCTCTACTCGACGGGCCGGACGGGACCGATGAGCGGCGAGCCCATCATCTATGGGGGACTCGTCTTCGCGTGGCTCGCGGGACTCGCCTCGCGGGACGTGAGCGAGAACGCGATCTGGGACCTGGGATACACCGAGGGCTACCACACGCAGCCGGCCTATGCGGGCGAGACGGTCTATGCGATCACGAGGATCCTCGCCAAGGACGAGGGGCCAGCCGGGACGAACGCCGGGATCGTGACGATGCAGTTGATCGGGATCAAGAATATCCGCCCGAAAGAAGCGTTGGAAAAATTCGGCGCCGATCTCTTCGTGAAGGAAAACGACAAGAAGGATTTGGGGAAGGAGAAGATCCCCGAGAAGATCTTCGAGATCGAGCGTCGGCTCTTGATCAAGAAGCGGCCCTCTTGA
- a CDS encoding choice-of-anchor Q domain-containing protein: protein MGGRIQAWSLLAILACLWGSTAGAATFTVTNLADDGSVGTLRYWLMHPAVNDGDVIKIPPGTYVLDPAKGQLTIKKSLTLEGAGFNLTVVDGGGASRVFHVSGNDGAGDVVLSSMTIQNGHSDSMGGGILFTGPAATLTVPGTLSIINCHVTNNQAKDAGGGIAVAPQGGALSVQYSVIANNQAGPGLGLGGGIHHAGKKLIITNTQINDNTAHLAGGGVHNSSSMLMVNSTIARNSAQGYGGGADNAALATFYHVTIAENTSPQGAGLSSSGAAALLTLRNSAIAKNGPGGNCVSGGAYFSQGYNLDDDATCVSGPYDLIADPLFDPKGLANNGGLTETYALLPGSPAIDAADVLSGMIGIAGDQRGYVRSVDGNGDGVAGADIGAYEATAPSASWYPICGNGNGEFPEECDDANTVSGDGCSGICQLEAPAPSGGGTVLEQTPMVQIKPEAVLKLLPICGNGKVEGFEECDHGANNGKPGDTCNAQCKNAPQKREMSAKPWYQRLIFRRR from the coding sequence ATGGGCGGGAGAATTCAGGCATGGTCGCTTTTGGCGATTCTTGCGTGTTTGTGGGGTTCGACGGCGGGCGCGGCGACGTTCACCGTAACAAACCTGGCGGACGACGGCTCGGTGGGGACGCTGCGCTACTGGCTGATGCATCCGGCCGTCAACGACGGGGACGTCATCAAGATTCCGCCGGGGACCTACGTCTTGGATCCCGCCAAGGGCCAGTTGACGATCAAGAAAAGCCTGACACTCGAGGGGGCGGGGTTCAATTTGACGGTGGTCGACGGGGGCGGCGCCTCGCGAGTCTTTCATGTCTCGGGAAATGATGGTGCGGGAGATGTTGTACTCAGCTCGATGACGATTCAGAACGGTCATTCCGACTCGATGGGCGGCGGCATCCTTTTCACCGGACCCGCCGCCACCCTGACCGTTCCCGGCACTCTCTCGATCATCAACTGTCACGTGACGAACAATCAAGCGAAGGATGCGGGTGGCGGCATCGCGGTCGCTCCTCAGGGAGGCGCCTTGTCAGTTCAATACAGCGTCATCGCAAACAATCAGGCGGGCCCAGGTCTCGGTTTAGGGGGAGGCATTCACCATGCGGGGAAGAAATTGATTATTACGAACACCCAGATCAACGATAACACAGCCCATCTCGCGGGCGGCGGGGTTCATAATAGTTCGAGCATGTTGATGGTAAACTCGACCATTGCCCGGAACTCCGCTCAGGGATACGGCGGCGGCGCTGACAATGCCGCTCTTGCGACCTTTTACCACGTGACAATAGCGGAGAACACTTCTCCGCAGGGGGCCGGCCTCTCGTCCTCCGGCGCTGCCGCTCTGTTGACTTTACGGAATTCCGCGATTGCAAAGAACGGTCCCGGCGGCAACTGCGTGTCTGGCGGGGCGTATTTTTCGCAAGGCTACAATCTCGATGACGACGCTACTTGCGTGTCAGGTCCGTACGATTTGATTGCGGATCCTCTTTTTGATCCCAAAGGTCTCGCTAACAATGGCGGACTCACGGAAACTTACGCCCTCTTACCTGGAAGCCCAGCCATCGACGCCGCGGATGTCCTGTCTGGGATGATCGGGATTGCCGGGGATCAAAGAGGATACGTCCGTTCCGTGGACGGGAACGGGGATGGCGTAGCAGGCGCCGATATCGGAGCCTATGAAGCAACGGCTCCAAGCGCCTCATGGTATCCTATTTGTGGCAATGGTAATGGAGAATTTCCGGAGGAATGCGACGACGCCAACACCGTCAGCGGCGACGGATGCAGCGGGATCTGTCAGTTGGAGGCCCCGGCGCCGAGCGGAGGCGGGACGGTCTTGGAACAGACTCCCATGGTTCAAATCAAGCCCGAGGCCGTTCTGAAGCTGCTTCCAATCTGCGGCAACGGCAAGGTCGAGGGGTTCGAGGAATGCGACCACGGGGCGAACAATGGGAAACCCGGCGACACATGCAACGCGCAGTGCAAGAACGCCCCGCAGAAGCGCGAGATGTCGGCGAAGCCCTGGTATCAGCGTCTGATCTTCCGGCGCAGGTGA